The following proteins come from a genomic window of Candidatus Obscuribacter sp.:
- a CDS encoding response regulator has translation MHKHSLKEALSCDEQDYDLILLDLTLPDGQGLATFETLNKAIKSKPIVILTGLNDEVLANDAVKLGAQDYILKQEMSEYILTRTIGYAIERKRFELNAKRLAVLEEHEEFMATLSHDLKNPVIAANRVLKLMADGAAGDINSEQANLFRHLIASNESLLLLINNLIEVYRYENNLYTLRLENVNLNLIIKACAESMTPWAETCEQSNYAIE, from the coding sequence GTGCATAAACACAGCCTTAAGGAAGCACTCAGTTGCGATGAGCAAGACTATGACCTGATTTTGCTTGATCTTACACTACCTGATGGTCAGGGTCTTGCAACATTTGAGACTCTAAATAAAGCCATCAAATCAAAACCTATTGTAATCTTGACAGGTCTCAATGATGAAGTCCTGGCAAACGACGCTGTAAAACTTGGGGCTCAAGATTACATACTCAAACAGGAAATGTCAGAATACATCCTGACACGCACCATTGGTTATGCCATCGAACGCAAACGATTTGAACTCAATGCCAAAAGACTGGCGGTTTTAGAAGAACACGAAGAATTTATGGCGACACTTAGTCACGACCTCAAAAATCCTGTGATCGCAGCAAATCGAGTCCTTAAGCTGATGGCAGATGGAGCTGCCGGAGATATTAATAGCGAACAAGCCAATCTTTTTAGACATTTGATTGCTAGCAACGAGTCACTATTGCTACTAATAAATAATCTGATCGAAGTATACAGATATGAGAACAACCTCTATACGCTAAGACTCGAAAACGTAAACCTCAACCTGATTATAAAGGCTTGCGCAGAATCAATGACCCCTTGGGCGGAAACTTGCGAACAATCTAACTATGCAATAGAATGA
- a CDS encoding PAS domain S-box protein, which yields MTARGKSSIATLHLKHPPALAQSNLRAGSLAASLLANCIEADKEQESKRSRAEKINCGSRLLFEQLLEQKETHCFLKLSENASVPICASINPINPTSDNLYVLSASKIIQAAQLSFEQGVSAAGEAIKESEDKFRLLVSGVKDYAIFMLDERGIIASWNEGAQRIKGYKADEIIGSHFSRFYTEKDLLENKPQHELAIALEEGRFEEEGWRVRKDGSLFMAHVLITPIKTETGKLKGYAKITAI from the coding sequence TTGACAGCACGGGGCAAATCGTCAATAGCAACACTGCATTTGAAACACCCACCGGCTTTAGCGCAAAGCAACTTGAGGGCAGGGAGCTTAGCAGCATCCCTTTTGGCTAATTGTATTGAAGCAGACAAAGAGCAAGAATCTAAAAGATCGAGAGCAGAAAAAATCAATTGTGGAAGTAGATTGCTGTTTGAGCAATTGCTGGAGCAGAAAGAAACACACTGTTTTTTAAAACTCTCGGAAAATGCCAGTGTGCCGATATGTGCCAGCATCAATCCAATAAATCCTACTTCGGACAATCTCTATGTATTGAGTGCCAGCAAGATAATACAAGCCGCACAACTTTCATTTGAGCAAGGAGTCAGCGCAGCTGGTGAAGCGATAAAGGAAAGCGAAGACAAATTTAGACTACTAGTTTCTGGTGTCAAAGACTACGCTATCTTTATGCTTGACGAAAGGGGAATAATTGCTAGCTGGAACGAAGGTGCTCAACGCATTAAAGGATATAAAGCCGATGAAATTATTGGATCCCATTTCTCGCGATTTTATACAGAAAAAGACCTGCTAGAAAACAAGCCACAACATGAACTTGCAATCGCCCTAGAGGAAGGTCGTTTTGAGGAAGAAGGCTGGCGCGTGCGAAAAGATGGCTCACTATTTATGGCGCATGTTTTGATTACGCCCATAAAGACTGAGACAGGCAAATTAAAGGGCTACGCAAAGATCACTGCGATATAA
- a CDS encoding sel1 repeat family protein, which translates to MKIAIQVLLIVGFILAVVLVAYSNISSSNTAPLDMLEKDNLAKQMLAFRKDFDIPVEPGENTSFDLSQYGAFETHLTKEQLKTCVDKIGLQKVEGELEPEERALVDLLPSLAASYQNEEVGIDAYRGKSLKKDKIPFEYILMFNKPATGETCFFLTYQNLLLGTDQASITQAAAQEPLPEALYQKAKQGDAEAQYRIASIFAQEDGIARARLAKSWYLKAAQQGHAEAQYRLGKLYSSGDLGKPDNLEAQKWLNLAIKNGSTPAKLVLGQLVATNAVKGDIDSYLLARAKKDDTHAQLVLAMNYLKQKKNEEQAIYWLKQAASHGDFAPLLELAKIYEQKPGEKNKQEALHWYKAAADLDSHDALMKLGDLSCKEQKYREACDYYRRSIMRDHLAIGHSKHRASPQRACADGDALAKAGKLAEAAKVYKAIAIKRKAEE; encoded by the coding sequence ATGAAAATTGCAATACAGGTGTTATTGATAGTCGGGTTTATCCTTGCTGTCGTACTTGTAGCCTACAGCAACATCTCGTCATCAAACACAGCACCGCTCGACATGCTAGAAAAAGACAATCTAGCAAAACAAATGCTCGCCTTTAGAAAAGACTTTGACATACCAGTAGAACCCGGCGAAAACACGAGCTTTGACTTGAGTCAGTATGGGGCTTTTGAAACACATCTCACAAAAGAACAACTCAAGACCTGTGTAGACAAAATTGGATTGCAAAAGGTCGAAGGAGAGCTTGAACCGGAAGAGCGTGCCCTTGTAGACCTGCTACCTTCGCTTGCTGCGAGCTACCAGAACGAAGAAGTGGGAATCGATGCTTATCGGGGCAAGAGTCTGAAGAAAGACAAAATCCCTTTTGAATACATACTGATGTTTAATAAGCCTGCAACAGGCGAAACCTGCTTCTTCCTCACCTATCAGAATCTGCTCCTCGGCACAGACCAAGCGTCAATAACTCAAGCGGCAGCACAAGAGCCGCTGCCCGAGGCTCTCTATCAAAAGGCCAAGCAAGGCGATGCCGAAGCTCAATATAGAATAGCGAGCATCTTTGCACAAGAAGACGGTATCGCTCGCGCTCGACTGGCCAAAAGCTGGTATCTCAAAGCCGCTCAGCAAGGTCACGCCGAAGCCCAATACAGGTTGGGCAAACTATATAGCTCGGGAGATCTGGGCAAGCCCGACAATTTAGAAGCACAAAAATGGCTTAATCTCGCCATCAAAAACGGCTCCACACCAGCAAAATTGGTACTAGGTCAACTGGTGGCGACCAACGCTGTCAAAGGTGACATCGACTCCTATCTACTGGCCAGAGCCAAAAAGGACGACACCCATGCGCAGCTAGTCCTGGCCATGAACTATCTCAAGCAAAAGAAGAACGAAGAGCAAGCGATTTACTGGCTAAAACAAGCAGCATCCCACGGTGACTTTGCACCGCTTTTAGAACTAGCAAAAATATATGAGCAAAAGCCAGGCGAGAAAAACAAACAAGAAGCCCTACACTGGTACAAAGCCGCTGCCGACCTGGACTCCCATGATGCGCTCATGAAACTAGGTGATCTCAGCTGTAAGGAGCAAAAATACCGCGAAGCCTGTGACTATTATCGTCGCAGTATTATGCGAGACCACCTTGCCATTGGTCATAGTAAACACAGGGCTAGCCCTCAGAGAGCTTGTGCTGATGGAGATGCGCTGGCTAAAGCGGGTAAACTAGCCGAAGCAGCAAAGGTCTACAAAGCGATTGCAATAAAACGAAAAGCAGAAGAATGA
- the cadA gene encoding cadmium-translocating P-type ATPase produces the protein MSSDKKTEKSKEHTHPLEAEHTHQNGCCGHDHEHEHEHKCCGHDHEHAHADEKHDHEHEHKSEPVKAAATSIPVKIELGKKAAPAKEHDHSSCGHDHSHEGHDHAKEHDHSSCGHDHSHEGHEHAKEHDHSSCGHDHSHEGHDHAKEHDHSSCGHDHSHEGHDHAKEHDHSSCGHDHSHEGHDHAKEHDHSSCGHDHSHEGHDHDHHGCGGHHHHHEKPKDERVGMRDAETGGTACQLNLDLILPGETDHVGRFEKLEAALEERVGIIDAHVRKDSDRIELCVHYDPEKVQLAQVLTMAHTAGADISKRYRQAVWFVRNMDSAQCAYMIEYALNRSKGVLQANVAYASERLIVEFDNSLITPRQIEARVRALNFELEEPEKGHACSFHAHGGGLAPKLEIPLVVAAGVLLFVGFFLAIQDGAGAPVPTTMYVLAMVCAGMLPIRGAYFSIKQGICDIETLMVLAAVGAAFTGAWFEGAFLLFLFSLGHGLEHRAMDKARRALEELGKLRPDKARVKIDGEIKEMLVNEVKRGDIVVVRPGDRVPLDGTILNGSSSLDQATITGESVPVAKGPGDQVFAGTINSEGALEIEVTKLSGESILARIIDMVAEAEAQKSPTQRLAQKMERKFVPIVLVCAPALTVALLMMGETFQTALLRGISLLVAASPCALAIATPAAVLAAVTRAARGGVLIKGGAYLESLGKVSAIAFDKTGTLTIGKPKIMSVVPSTGVSEETLLIQAASAESHSSHPIAIAIVDGARARGLAIDSAESSEAIHGKGLRSTVKGKTITVGSLALFKDDNLPESIKTASAELEAKGQTIMVIRQDAEYLGVLGVADEVRKETKDVIDQLKRLGIAQNIMLSGDNITVARAIGKELHMDEVKAPLLPDEKVAAIRSLAKQENVAMIGDGVNDAPALAAASVGIAMGGTGSDVALETADMVLMSEGLSRLPFAVKLARTATATIKQNMIMALGVSALLAVASIFGWVQISQAVFLHEGSTLLVLANGLRLLRFKA, from the coding sequence ATGTCCAGCGACAAAAAAACCGAGAAGTCGAAAGAGCATACTCATCCTTTAGAGGCAGAGCATACTCATCAAAACGGGTGCTGCGGGCATGATCATGAGCATGAACACGAGCACAAATGCTGTGGACATGACCATGAGCACGCACACGCCGACGAAAAGCATGATCACGAGCATGAACATAAAAGTGAACCGGTAAAAGCTGCTGCGACTTCTATACCAGTAAAAATCGAGCTGGGCAAAAAAGCTGCACCGGCAAAAGAACACGACCATAGCTCTTGCGGCCACGACCACAGCCACGAAGGTCACGACCACGCAAAAGAACACGACCACAGCTCTTGCGGTCATGACCACAGTCACGAAGGTCACGAACACGCAAAAGAACATGACCACAGCTCTTGCGGCCACGACCACAGCCACGAAGGTCACGACCACGCCAAAGAACACGATCACAGCTCTTGCGGCCACGACCACAGTCACGAAGGTCACGACCACGCCAAAGAACACGACCACAGCTCTTGCGGCCACGACCACAGCCACGAAGGTCACGACCACGCAAAAGAACACGACCACAGCTCTTGCGGCCACGACCACAGCCACGAAGGTCACGACCACGATCACCACGGCTGCGGTGGACACCACCATCACCACGAAAAACCCAAAGACGAACGCGTTGGTATGCGTGATGCCGAAACTGGTGGCACTGCTTGCCAGCTCAATTTAGATTTGATTTTGCCTGGCGAAACTGATCATGTAGGACGCTTTGAAAAACTAGAAGCCGCTCTAGAAGAAAGAGTCGGCATCATCGACGCTCATGTACGCAAGGACTCAGACCGCATCGAACTCTGCGTGCACTATGACCCAGAAAAAGTCCAACTAGCCCAAGTCCTAACTATGGCGCATACAGCGGGAGCTGATATTAGCAAGCGCTACAGACAGGCTGTGTGGTTTGTGCGCAACATGGACTCGGCTCAGTGCGCATACATGATTGAGTATGCTCTCAATCGCTCAAAAGGTGTATTGCAAGCCAACGTAGCTTACGCATCTGAGCGCTTGATTGTCGAATTCGACAATTCACTAATTACACCAAGACAAATTGAAGCCAGAGTAAGAGCGCTAAACTTTGAGTTGGAAGAACCAGAAAAAGGTCATGCCTGCTCATTCCACGCCCATGGTGGCGGACTGGCACCAAAACTAGAAATCCCGCTGGTAGTTGCTGCTGGCGTGCTTTTGTTTGTAGGATTTTTCCTCGCCATCCAGGACGGTGCAGGCGCACCGGTGCCCACCACTATGTATGTCCTGGCCATGGTCTGCGCTGGTATGCTGCCCATTAGAGGCGCATACTTCTCCATCAAACAGGGCATTTGCGACATCGAGACACTGATGGTGCTGGCCGCTGTGGGAGCGGCATTTACCGGTGCGTGGTTTGAAGGCGCATTTCTGCTCTTTCTCTTTAGCCTCGGTCATGGTCTTGAGCACAGAGCTATGGACAAAGCCAGACGAGCACTGGAAGAACTGGGCAAACTACGCCCAGACAAAGCCCGAGTAAAAATCGATGGTGAGATCAAAGAGATGCTCGTCAACGAAGTCAAACGCGGAGATATCGTTGTAGTCAGACCAGGAGATCGTGTCCCTCTCGATGGCACCATCCTCAATGGCAGCTCTTCTCTAGACCAGGCCACTATCACTGGTGAATCTGTTCCAGTGGCAAAAGGTCCCGGAGACCAGGTATTTGCTGGCACTATTAACAGTGAAGGCGCACTGGAAATAGAAGTAACAAAACTCTCCGGCGAATCTATCCTTGCCCGCATCATCGACATGGTGGCAGAAGCCGAAGCTCAAAAGAGTCCAACTCAAAGACTGGCACAAAAGATGGAAAGAAAGTTTGTGCCAATTGTGCTCGTGTGCGCTCCGGCGCTCACGGTAGCACTATTGATGATGGGAGAGACCTTCCAGACAGCACTGCTCAGAGGCATCTCACTACTGGTAGCAGCATCGCCCTGTGCCCTGGCTATCGCCACACCAGCGGCAGTACTGGCCGCAGTTACCAGAGCGGCGCGCGGTGGTGTACTGATCAAAGGTGGTGCTTATCTAGAATCCCTAGGCAAAGTCTCAGCTATTGCCTTTGACAAGACAGGCACATTGACTATCGGCAAGCCCAAAATCATGAGTGTGGTGCCCTCTACCGGAGTGAGTGAAGAGACCTTGCTGATTCAGGCAGCCTCTGCCGAATCCCACTCATCACACCCGATTGCCATTGCCATCGTGGACGGTGCCCGCGCTAGAGGTCTAGCTATCGATAGTGCCGAGAGTAGCGAAGCCATCCATGGTAAAGGACTGAGATCAACTGTCAAAGGTAAAACCATCACAGTTGGTAGCCTGGCTCTATTTAAAGATGACAATCTGCCAGAGTCAATTAAAACAGCCTCGGCAGAACTGGAAGCAAAGGGACAAACCATAATGGTTATCCGCCAGGATGCAGAATATCTTGGTGTACTGGGCGTTGCTGACGAAGTACGCAAAGAAACAAAAGATGTTATCGATCAACTCAAACGACTGGGTATCGCTCAAAACATTATGCTATCTGGCGACAACATCACTGTAGCTAGGGCAATCGGCAAAGAGCTGCATATGGATGAAGTCAAAGCACCACTTTTGCCTGATGAAAAAGTAGCAGCCATACGCAGCCTGGCAAAACAAGAAAACGTAGCCATGATCGGAGATGGCGTCAACGATGCACCAGCTCTAGCCGCCGCCTCGGTTGGTATAGCGATGGGTGGCACCGGATCAGATGTGGCACTGGAAACCGCTGATATGGTACTGATGAGTGAAGGTCTCAGTCGCCTGCCCTTTGCTGTCAAGTTAGCGCGCACCGCTACCGCTACCATTAAACAAAACATGATAATGGCACTGGGCGTCAGCGCACTACTAGCAGTGGCATCCATCTTTGGATGGGTCCAAATTAGCCAAGCTGTGTTTTTGCATGAAGGCAGCACACTGCTCGTGCTAGCAAATGGACTCAGACTCTTGAGATTTAAGGCTTGA
- a CDS encoding fasciclin domain-containing protein, whose translation MMSKQRQFAAVAMMLSLAIGVSSASAVRADRSATNSYGGSTHSDKHTSEYKQKEGFEKRPTDIVNTLKYSELGKFTILDDGLTQAFSLDNVLRGKGPLTLFAPTNGAFEHIPQEDRDSLWANKKKLAQVLKYHVVEGKLTAEDLKDGAKLKTMEGHEISVSRKGDDIYLDKALVKITNIPAVNGEVFVLEDVIMPPLAK comes from the coding sequence ATGATGTCGAAACAGAGACAATTTGCCGCAGTCGCAATGATGCTGTCACTAGCCATAGGCGTCAGTAGTGCCAGTGCTGTGAGAGCCGATAGATCCGCTACAAACTCATACGGCGGGTCAACACACTCAGATAAACACACATCAGAGTACAAACAGAAGGAAGGCTTTGAAAAACGCCCTACCGACATCGTCAATACACTCAAATATAGTGAACTTGGCAAATTTACAATACTCGATGATGGTCTGACACAGGCGTTTAGCCTGGACAACGTACTTAGAGGCAAGGGTCCGCTTACACTCTTTGCCCCCACAAACGGTGCCTTTGAGCACATCCCACAAGAGGACAGAGACTCACTCTGGGCCAACAAGAAGAAGCTTGCTCAAGTGCTCAAATACCATGTGGTCGAAGGCAAGCTGACCGCCGAGGATCTCAAAGATGGCGCCAAACTCAAGACAATGGAAGGTCATGAAATTAGCGTGTCGAGAAAAGGTGACGATATTTACTTAGATAAAGCACTTGTAAAAATCACTAATATCCCAGCAGTGAACGGCGAAGTCTTTGTACTTGAAGACGTAATCATGCCTCCACTGGCAAAATAA
- a CDS encoding NUDIX domain-containing protein, translating to MNEEQLKVLAAVIIKDERYLVCQRPKAKRHGQCWEFPGGKLEGNESHLDAATRELKEELDLTVTAVGNCLYSASDPGSPFVVDFYEVMVTGTPKLLEHTDLRWLKLEELSSINLAPTDAAFVKHLRPHER from the coding sequence ATGAACGAAGAGCAACTGAAAGTACTGGCAGCTGTCATCATCAAAGATGAACGCTATCTTGTCTGCCAGAGACCCAAAGCTAAGCGTCATGGTCAATGCTGGGAATTTCCTGGAGGCAAATTGGAAGGCAATGAGAGCCACCTGGACGCCGCCACAAGAGAGTTAAAAGAGGAATTAGACCTGACAGTAACCGCCGTTGGCAATTGCCTCTATAGTGCTTCAGATCCTGGCTCGCCCTTTGTCGTAGATTTTTACGAAGTGATGGTGACAGGCACACCCAAACTACTCGAACACACAGACTTGCGCTGGTTAAAACTAGAAGAACTCAGCTCAATCAATCTAGCCCCTACTGATGCGGCGTTCGTAAAGCACTTACGTCCTCACGAGCGGTAA
- a CDS encoding VOC family protein — translation MFDGRAEEAINFYTSLFADSTIVKVDHSGASSPEQPGAVAQAAFTLKGTVFMAIDSPVKHHFGFTPSMSLFVHCDSIEELDNAYHSLTEGGEVLMPPDEYPFSKRYCWVNDRFGVSWQLSYVG, via the coding sequence ATGTTTGATGGCAGAGCAGAGGAAGCAATCAACTTTTATACGTCGCTCTTTGCTGATTCGACTATTGTTAAAGTGGATCACAGTGGTGCCTCCAGTCCTGAGCAGCCAGGGGCAGTAGCTCAAGCAGCCTTTACTCTCAAGGGCACAGTTTTTATGGCAATAGACAGTCCGGTTAAGCACCACTTTGGATTTACGCCATCGATGTCGCTATTTGTTCATTGTGATTCGATTGAAGAGCTGGATAATGCTTACCATAGCCTGACCGAAGGTGGTGAAGTGCTGATGCCGCCAGACGAGTATCCATTTAGCAAGCGTTATTGTTGGGTCAATGATAGATTTGGAGTATCCTGGCAATTGAGTTATGTTGGTTAA
- a CDS encoding alpha/beta fold hydrolase encodes MLIKSRRNGHFCHGNGGNLTYCADLMEYFVKKGYSLFAFDYEGFGQSDGTPSLDGVCRDSLKAFDYVKQNLAGANLPVIVYGESLGGGVAGYLASNRKVDAIILQSTFSSLPEVAASNTKVLSIYPPILYPSKCLDTSSVLRKSHPPTLIIHGTADYTISSEQSEVLYKNAVAPCRLALIANAWHGLYPTPWSDDFDFFVSGFLDDFKAGRLTAREDVSALRTPHQ; translated from the coding sequence TTGCTCATCAAAAGCCGAAGGAATGGTCATTTTTGTCATGGCAATGGTGGCAATTTAACTTACTGCGCTGATCTTATGGAGTACTTTGTCAAAAAGGGATACTCACTGTTTGCCTTTGACTATGAGGGTTTTGGGCAGAGTGATGGGACGCCCAGCCTTGATGGCGTCTGCCGCGATAGTCTCAAGGCATTTGATTATGTAAAGCAAAATCTGGCTGGTGCAAATCTGCCTGTGATTGTCTATGGTGAGTCTTTAGGCGGTGGTGTTGCTGGCTACCTGGCAAGTAATCGCAAGGTTGATGCCATTATTTTGCAGTCTACTTTTAGCTCATTGCCTGAGGTGGCGGCCTCCAATACCAAGGTGTTATCGATATATCCGCCGATTTTGTATCCGAGCAAGTGTCTTGATACATCTTCGGTACTGCGCAAATCTCATCCACCAACTCTGATTATTCACGGTACCGCAGATTACACAATTAGCTCTGAGCAATCCGAAGTGTTATACAAAAACGCTGTAGCACCATGTCGTCTTGCGCTTATTGCCAATGCCTGGCACGGGCTTTATCCAACGCCCTGGTCTGACGATTTTGACTTTTTTGTTTCGGGCTTTTTGGATGACTTCAAGGCCGGACGGCTTACCGCTCGTGAGGACGTAAGTGCTTTACGAACGCCGCATCAGTAG